A section of the Xiphias gladius isolate SHS-SW01 ecotype Sanya breed wild chromosome 10, ASM1685928v1, whole genome shotgun sequence genome encodes:
- the tmx1 gene encoding thioredoxin-related transmembrane protein 1, whose protein sequence is MASSRPGTAMLQRKHRSWMSCLLLVMQLTSLPVRAKPDGLKEITDGNWEGILTGEWMIEFYAPWCPACQQLQSVWKEFAEWGEDMGINIAKVDVTEQPGLSGRFIITSLPTIYHCKDGVFRKYQGARTKDDFLTFVHEQKWKAVEPVSSWFGPSSFLMNSMSALFKLSMFIRRCHNYMTEQLGIPVWGSYVIFGLATLFSGLVLGLLLVFIADFVFPSRRFSSPEYYQKKQAMEQARLIQQQEDEHEADGEEDDDEEEEEEDGDQDDVWRRRRGSPEGRPEPKGQGFSDEALRKRVVCSREEEEEEDT, encoded by the exons ATGGCGAGCAGCCGCCCGGGCACAGCAATGTTGCAGCGAAAACACCGCTCATGGATGTCGTGTTTACTCCTGGTCATGCAGCTAACGTCGCTGCCGGTGCGGGCCAAGCCGGATGGCCTGAAAGAAATCACCGACGGGAACTGGGAGGGAATCCTGACTGGAGAGTGGATGATTGAATT CTACGCACCCTGGTGCCCAGCATGCCAGCAGCTGCAGTCGGTGTGGAAGGAGTTCGCAGAATGGGGGGAGGACATGGGGATCAACATAGCCAAGGTGGACGTGACAGAGCAACCAG GTCTGAGTGGACGATTCATCATCACCTCACTTCCTACCATTTACCA ctgtaAGGACGGCGTCTTCCGGAAGTACCAGGGAGCTCGCACTAAAGACGACTTCCTCACTTTTGTTCATGAACAGAAATGGAAAGCAGTAGAGCCGGTCTCATCTTGGTTCGGGCCGTCCTCATTTTT AATGAATTCAATGTCTGCTTTGTTCAAGCTCTCCATGTTTATCCGG cGTTGTCATAATTACATGACAGAGCAGCTGGGGATTCCTGTTTGGGGTTCGTATGTTATCTTTGGCTTGGCCACGCTGTTTTCGGGCCTTGTTCTGGGACTG TTACTGGTGTTCATTGCAGATTTTGTCTTCCCCTCTCGACGGTTTTCTTCTCCTGAATACTACCAGA AGAAACAGGCGATGGAGCAGGCGAGGTTAATCCAACAGCAAGAGGACGAGCACGAGGCTGACGGCGAGGAAGACGAcgacgaagaggaggaagaggaggacgggGACCAGGATGACgtctggaggagaagaagaggatcCCCCGAGGGCCGCCCAGAACCCAAGGGACAGGGTTTCTCCGATGAAGCTCTGAGGAAGAGGGTGGTGTGCAGccgtgaggaggaggaggaggaggacaccTAA